TATTCGACAAGAAGACCAGTTATGATCTGGTCATCGACGTGGTGCGACGGGAAGTCCGCGATACCGCGCTGGGCAAGGCCACCCCGCTGGTGGTCATCCATCCACGGCTACAGACCGACGGTATTTTCAAGCGCAAAAGTGACATGCACATCTGGCTGACCGACGATGCGCAACACATCCCGGTACGCATGGAGTCCAAGGTGACAGTGGGGAAAATTATTGCCGCGCTGGAGCGCGTGGAGCGCGAACCACCGACGCTCGACCCCAAGCAACTGGCCTGCGCGAGTATCAAAGGGTCAGAGTACTAGTATCAAGGGATCAGTCTGAGCCCTTGAATGTGTCCCAATAGCCTCAATTACTTCCGGGCGGGAAAGGGCTGTACGGTGCATTCGGTCATTGCCGCTACTGTAACGGCAATCACTACGCACCGCACGGCCAGGTCCCCGCCCCCCACATTGAGCTCAGGCGGCTTTTCTTTTCGCGAATCCGAGCAGACCGGCAATGCCCGATGCAAACAACCAGACGGCGGCTGGCACAGGCACTGGCGTGGGTGTGTATTCATACGTCAATGTCACACTACCCGCAAAAATTTCTGTTGAGATAAGCCCGTACACCTCATCCTCGGATACATTGTTCAGGGCAAAGACGGCACTGTCAGATGGGTGATAACTGCTGACCGTTAAACCTCCCAGCACACCTGTGCCCAGCAGATTTCCGAGCCCGATTTTTTCCAGTGTGTTTCCGATAATCCAGCTTTCATCGGCAAACAAAAAGCTGTAACCAGTGGAACCAAAACAAGGTTCCGCAGAAGCTTCACCCGCGCACGAGGGCCTGATATCGGTCGTGGCACTCGCCAGCGTGGCCGTTGTCGTCGGTGAGGTAAAGAAAGCGACGACGGTGGTGATGCCCGCTGTGTAACCGTCCCAGGGATAAAATTCCGCGCTATGCGGCATAGAAGGATCGATACTTTCATAAACGCCGACTTCACCCTCAACAGTAACCGTAAAGTTCGTTGAAAGCGTAACTCCGGTCAATGTACCCAGGGCAGGATCGAACTGTTGCAAGTCGGAAATATTTGAGCGCACTACGTCCAGGTATGAACTCGTGCCACTGGTGGCGCTATACCACGTCTCCTGGGAGTTACCCGAGAAGTTGCCGGTAGTGGAAATGGTCGCGGCATTTGCCAGACCGACCCCGAACACTGCGCAACCCAGCGCGAGTGGCTTTATCGTCCTGCGTAAACGATTCATTATTGGTTTTTCTCCTGTAAGCCGGCTCGACGCCTGCGAGATGCATGTAATTAATCCTGTAAAGTCCCAACAGCCCATAGCAAGTTCTGATCCAGCATTTGGCGCCGGTTGTTAACTTATTGTTTTATCATGGTTTATACTTCTATAAAGTCCTGTTACTGGCATCCATGCAGACGACTGTGTAAATAATATCGACAGTCGTACCTCTTGGGATATCCGACATAACCAGCAAAAATTACAGGCATTATCAAAATGCGTCGATAGTTTGACTGCTGTCGGTATTTTTTACACTTACTGTAATTGTCGATGCCTTTTACAGCCAGGCGATGAACGTCCGCCTGTACGCACAAGCCGCGGTCAAACATCCTGTCGGCTCGGGCTACATCGCCCGACACGCGCTCATACGAGCTCCATCCAGCATGCCCGTCCGACTCACATAACCCTGCCCTGGTCTATACTTCCTACCCCCTTGAGTGGAACAGAATCAGGAGGGCCGGTCATGGAGCAGAAGGTGATTGGGCGACAGATTCTGGCTCTGGTGGCGACCTGCCTGCTTGTGGCCTGCGAGCAACAGGAGGCAACACCGGTCGCGGCCGGTGAGGCGCAGAAGACGGGTAGCGCACCGGTATCGTTGGAGCCGGCGGCCAGAGAAGCGGCCGCAACGGTGCCGCTCTACGACGACCTCGGCGACCATCACTACGCCATCAGCTCGGATGTGCCGCAGGTGCAGGCCTATTTTGACCAGGGGCTGCGGTTGTACTACGCGTTCAATCACGCCGAGGCCATCCGGGCGTTTCGCGCCGCGCAGCAGCTGGACCCCCGCTGCGCCATGTGTTGGTGGGGTGAGGCGATCGCGTCGGGCCCCAATATCAATCTGCCCATGGACCAACCCGCGGCCCGGGTGGCTTATGGCGCGTTGCAGCAGGCGCTCGCCCGACGAGACGATGCCAGCGAACGTGAGCGG
The sequence above is a segment of the Gammaproteobacteria bacterium genome. Coding sequences within it:
- a CDS encoding VPLPA-CTERM sorting domain-containing protein — its product is MNRLRRTIKPLALGCAVFGVGLANAATISTTGNFSGNSQETWYSATSGTSSYLDVVRSNISDLQQFDPALGTLTGVTLSTNFTVTVEGEVGVYESIDPSMPHSAEFYPWDGYTAGITTVVAFFTSPTTTATLASATTDIRPSCAGEASAEPCFGSTGYSFLFADESWIIGNTLEKIGLGNLLGTGVLGGLTVSSYHPSDSAVFALNNVSEDEVYGLISTEIFAGSVTLTYEYTPTPVPVPAAVWLFASGIAGLLGFAKRKAA